One region of Triticum aestivum cultivar Chinese Spring chromosome 6B, IWGSC CS RefSeq v2.1, whole genome shotgun sequence genomic DNA includes:
- the LOC123136507 gene encoding uncharacterized protein isoform X5: MRFVLIGRVALVNYSKDYGRLVVIVDVVDQNRLHCSVYTYTTAYWYIPKNVEDTVHREVEIVQHLSGHPAVVTLKAVCGGCKSKQLKGARRLGLRDYISLLSFIFCPKYKEDVWVLVKCKLYYCEKVY; encoded by the exons ATG AGGTTCGTGCTGATCGGGCGGGTGGCCCTGGTGAACTACAGCAAGGACTACGGccgcctcgtcgtcatcgtcgACGTTGTTGACCAGAACAGG CTGCATTGCTCTGTTTACACTTATACCACTGCTTATTGGTATATCCCCAAGAACGTCGAGGACACGGTCCACCGCGAGGTCGAGATTGTGCAACACCTCTCGGGCCACCCTGCCGTCGTCACGCTGAAGGCCGTCTGCGGCGGCTGCAAATCGAAG CAGCTGAAAGGGGCAAGGCGATTGGGACTCAGGGACTACATATCCCTCCTCTcctttattttctgtccaaaatataag GAAGACGTATGGGTTCTCGTCAAATGCAAGTTGTACTACTGTGAAAAAGTGTACTAA
- the LOC123136507 gene encoding uncharacterized protein isoform X4, producing the protein MESVGVVYKFACDVLANQDFVEAFLRGQGRPSDQAAAAYSLGDLHKGAAKISNDILDSVGVSVYATTENSITVYATNGAICFRCNLLILTRVECPTFPKMAPETCPQPEPAKLSYEIQISLGTMILESKAQRRNPMICSLILLIGASTYWTPQKLPAQYIGVSNETPYGVMQFVHAAKLDGLPKIMSI; encoded by the exons atggagtcagttggggtcgtcTATAAATTTGCTTGTGATGTGCTTGCAAACCAAGACTTTGTTGAGGCTTTTCTGCGGGGTCAGGGGAGACCCAGTGATCAAGCGGCAGCGGCCTACAGCCTGGGAGACCTGCACAAGGGAGCCGCCAAGATCTCCAACGACATCCTCGACTCTGTCGG GGTTTCAGTATATGCAACAACAGAAAATTCGATAACAGTATACGCGACAAATGGTGCTATTTGCTTTCGCTGCAATCTCCTCATACTTACCAGGGTTGAGTGCCCAACATTCCCGAAGATGGCACCCGAGACGTGTCCGCAGCCAGAACCAGCGAAGTTGTCGTATGAGATTCAGATCTCTCTTGGAACA ATGATCTTGGAGAGCAAAGCACAGAGAAGGAATCCCATGATATGCTCTCTTATTCTTTTAATCGGGGCATCAACATACTGGACACCGCAGAAATTGCCG GCACAATATATCGGTGTTTCCAATGAAACCCCGTACGGAGTAATGCAGTTTGTACATGCTGCAAAGCTTGATGGACTTCCAAAGATTATGAGCATCTAG
- the LOC123136507 gene encoding uncharacterized protein isoform X1, whose protein sequence is MRFVLIGRVALVNYSKDYGRLVVIVDVVDQNRLHCSVYTYTTAYWYIPKNVEDTVHREVEIVQHLSGHPAVVTLKAVCGGCKSKQLKGARRLGLRDYISLLSFIFCPKYKDHGILHDGNKETAWGGDAGHQYTEGAAFCRGVGFDAEHRRRCHCPCTTHQIQPRARASCVQSPRYGAQPLQLQLNGESIIHSLLSDSYTFEFVLVFQPCMKLPAIDALS, encoded by the exons ATG AGGTTCGTGCTGATCGGGCGGGTGGCCCTGGTGAACTACAGCAAGGACTACGGccgcctcgtcgtcatcgtcgACGTTGTTGACCAGAACAGG CTGCATTGCTCTGTTTACACTTATACCACTGCTTATTGGTATATCCCCAAGAACGTCGAGGACACGGTCCACCGCGAGGTCGAGATTGTGCAACACCTCTCGGGCCACCCTGCCGTCGTCACGCTGAAGGCCGTCTGCGGCGGCTGCAAATCGAAG CAGCTGAAAGGGGCAAGGCGATTGGGACTCAGGGACTACATATCCCTCCTCTcctttattttctgtccaaaatataag GATCATGGGATTCTCCATGATGGCAACAAAGAGACAGCATGGGGTGGAGATGCAGGTCATCAGTACACTGAAGGCGCTGCGTTCTGTCGGGGTGTTGGGTTCGATGCAGAGCATCGGAGACGTTGCCATTGTCCTTGCACGACTCATCAGATCCAACCTCGAGCCCGCGCCAGCTGTGTACAGAGCCCTCGCTACGGTGCTCAGCCTCTGCAACTGCAACTCAATGGTGAGTCCATCATCCATTCATTGCTCTCTGACTCGTACACATTTGAATTTGTTCTCGTTTTTCAGCCTTGCATGAAGCTGCCAGCTATTGACGCCCTCTCTTAA
- the LOC123136507 gene encoding uncharacterized protein isoform X2 encodes MRFVLIGRVALVNYSKDYGRLVVIVDVVDQNRLHCSVYTYTTAYWYIPKNVEDTVHREVEIVQHLSGHPAVVTLKAVCGGCKSKQLKGARRLGLRDYISLLSFIFCPKYKDHGILHDGNKETAWGGDAGHQYTEGAAFCRGVGFDAEHRRRCHCPCTTHQIQPRARASCVQSPRYGAQPLQLQLNVLNGVSWGRL; translated from the exons ATG AGGTTCGTGCTGATCGGGCGGGTGGCCCTGGTGAACTACAGCAAGGACTACGGccgcctcgtcgtcatcgtcgACGTTGTTGACCAGAACAGG CTGCATTGCTCTGTTTACACTTATACCACTGCTTATTGGTATATCCCCAAGAACGTCGAGGACACGGTCCACCGCGAGGTCGAGATTGTGCAACACCTCTCGGGCCACCCTGCCGTCGTCACGCTGAAGGCCGTCTGCGGCGGCTGCAAATCGAAG CAGCTGAAAGGGGCAAGGCGATTGGGACTCAGGGACTACATATCCCTCCTCTcctttattttctgtccaaaatataag GATCATGGGATTCTCCATGATGGCAACAAAGAGACAGCATGGGGTGGAGATGCAGGTCATCAGTACACTGAAGGCGCTGCGTTCTGTCGGGGTGTTGGGTTCGATGCAGAGCATCGGAGACGTTGCCATTGTCCTTGCACGACTCATCAGATCCAACCTCGAGCCCGCGCCAGCTGTGTACAGAGCCCTCGCTACGGTGCTCAGCCTCTGCAACTGCAACTCAATG TTCTGaatggagtcagttggggtcgtcTATAA
- the LOC123136507 gene encoding uncharacterized protein isoform X3: MRFVLIGRVALVNYSKDYGRLVVIVDVVDQNRLHCSVYTYTTAYWYIPKNVEDTVHREVEIVQHLSGHPAVVTLKAVCGGCKSKQLKGARRLGLRDYISLLSFIFCPKYKDHGILHDGNKETAWGGDAGHQYTEGAAFCRGVGFDAEHRRRCHCPCTTHQIQPRARASCVQSPRYGAQPLQLQLNALHEAASY; the protein is encoded by the exons ATG AGGTTCGTGCTGATCGGGCGGGTGGCCCTGGTGAACTACAGCAAGGACTACGGccgcctcgtcgtcatcgtcgACGTTGTTGACCAGAACAGG CTGCATTGCTCTGTTTACACTTATACCACTGCTTATTGGTATATCCCCAAGAACGTCGAGGACACGGTCCACCGCGAGGTCGAGATTGTGCAACACCTCTCGGGCCACCCTGCCGTCGTCACGCTGAAGGCCGTCTGCGGCGGCTGCAAATCGAAG CAGCTGAAAGGGGCAAGGCGATTGGGACTCAGGGACTACATATCCCTCCTCTcctttattttctgtccaaaatataag GATCATGGGATTCTCCATGATGGCAACAAAGAGACAGCATGGGGTGGAGATGCAGGTCATCAGTACACTGAAGGCGCTGCGTTCTGTCGGGGTGTTGGGTTCGATGCAGAGCATCGGAGACGTTGCCATTGTCCTTGCACGACTCATCAGATCCAACCTCGAGCCCGCGCCAGCTGTGTACAGAGCCCTCGCTACGGTGCTCAGCCTCTGCAACTGCAACTCAATG CCTTGCATGAAGCTGCCAGCTATTGA